From a single Desulfatirhabdium butyrativorans DSM 18734 genomic region:
- the argB gene encoding acetylglutamate kinase, with amino-acid sequence MTPGVADILVESLPYIRRFAGMTLVVKYGGHAMVDEQLKADFAQDITLLKFVGLNPVIVHGGGPQINEVLEKMHIVPRFVRGMRLTDDVTMDVVEMVLAGKINKAIVMQINRMGGRAVGLSGKDGGLITAKKMQIVHQETADSPPEIIDPGLVGEVTEVNPALIHTLAAQGFIPVIAPVGVGENGETFNINADLVASQIAIALSAGRLILLTDVDGILNAHGKLISSLNRDLALSLIAEKQITGGMIPKVECALEAILNGVEKVHIINGRKRHALLLELFTDRGIGTEFTK; translated from the coding sequence ATGACCCCCGGTGTTGCGGATATTCTCGTCGAATCCTTGCCCTACATCCGCCGGTTTGCCGGAATGACCCTCGTCGTGAAATACGGAGGCCATGCCATGGTGGATGAGCAGCTCAAGGCCGATTTTGCCCAGGACATCACCCTGCTCAAATTTGTGGGGCTGAACCCGGTCATCGTTCACGGCGGCGGGCCGCAGATCAACGAAGTGCTGGAGAAGATGCACATCGTTCCGCGGTTCGTGCGCGGGATGCGGCTCACCGACGATGTCACCATGGATGTGGTCGAAATGGTGCTGGCCGGGAAGATCAACAAGGCCATCGTGATGCAGATCAACCGCATGGGCGGGCGGGCGGTTGGGCTTTCCGGCAAGGACGGCGGCCTCATTACAGCCAAAAAAATGCAGATCGTGCATCAGGAAACCGCCGACAGTCCCCCGGAAATCATCGATCCCGGGCTCGTTGGGGAAGTCACGGAGGTCAATCCAGCCCTTATCCATACCCTGGCGGCGCAGGGGTTCATTCCGGTGATTGCGCCGGTCGGTGTCGGGGAGAATGGGGAGACGTTCAACATCAACGCCGATCTGGTCGCAAGCCAGATCGCCATCGCCTTGTCGGCCGGGAGGCTGATCCTGCTGACGGATGTGGACGGGATTCTGAATGCCCATGGCAAACTGATTTCCTCCCTGAACCGGGATCTCGCCCTGTCGCTGATCGCGGAAAAGCAGATTACCGGCGGGATGATCCCCAAGGTCGAATGTGCGCTCGAGGCCATCCTGAACGGGGTGGAGAAGGTACACATCATCAACGGCAGGAAGCGGCACGCCCTGCTTCTGGAACTCTTTACGGATCGTGGTATCGGAACGGAATTCACGAAATGA
- a CDS encoding acetylornithine transaminase, with translation MTTSTPSAWIDAADRHIAGTYKRFPIVLTRGKGCSVWDVNGKAYRDFVAGIAVCNLGHCHPEVTAAVCEQAGLLVHVSNLYYTQPQIDVARMLTANSFADRVFFCNSGAEANEAAIKIARKYFQDRGETDRFEIVSMKQSFHGRTMATLSATGQEKIRKGFDPILPGFRFVPYNDIDALRENVNGQTCAVLLEPIQGEGGIRIPDPGYLHQVRQICDVTGALLIYDEIQTGMGRTSKLFAHEHDGVRPDIMTLAKALANGLPMGAMLCTEKVSAAFSPGAHASTFGGTPLVTAASRAVLRLLTETDILEHCRIMGDRLAGGLRDLARRHSVVRDVRGKGLMVGAEIDGKGADVVMACMEKGFLINCVQENVLRFVPPLVVEADDIDALLSCLDEVLG, from the coding sequence ATGACGACATCAACACCATCGGCTTGGATCGACGCCGCAGATCGGCATATCGCAGGCACTTACAAACGCTTTCCCATCGTTCTGACCCGGGGAAAAGGGTGCAGCGTCTGGGACGTGAACGGAAAAGCATACCGGGATTTTGTGGCGGGCATCGCCGTGTGCAACCTCGGCCATTGCCATCCGGAAGTGACGGCGGCAGTCTGCGAGCAGGCAGGCCTGCTCGTACATGTTTCGAACCTGTATTACACCCAGCCCCAGATCGACGTGGCCCGGATGCTGACAGCCAACAGTTTCGCCGATCGGGTGTTCTTCTGCAACAGCGGGGCGGAGGCCAACGAGGCCGCAATCAAAATCGCCAGAAAGTATTTTCAGGACAGGGGAGAAACCGATCGTTTCGAGATCGTTTCCATGAAGCAGTCTTTTCATGGTCGGACCATGGCGACGCTTTCGGCAACCGGGCAGGAAAAAATCCGCAAAGGCTTCGATCCGATTCTGCCGGGATTTCGATTCGTTCCGTACAACGACATCGATGCGCTTCGCGAGAACGTGAATGGTCAAACCTGTGCCGTTCTGCTCGAACCCATTCAGGGGGAAGGCGGCATTCGTATCCCTGACCCCGGATATCTGCATCAGGTACGGCAAATCTGCGATGTTACGGGTGCGCTGCTGATCTATGACGAAATTCAAACGGGCATGGGGCGGACTTCAAAGCTCTTCGCCCATGAGCATGACGGTGTCCGGCCCGACATCATGACCCTGGCAAAAGCACTCGCCAATGGTCTTCCCATGGGCGCCATGCTCTGCACCGAGAAGGTTTCGGCAGCCTTCAGCCCGGGGGCTCATGCATCGACATTCGGCGGAACGCCACTGGTGACGGCGGCATCCCGTGCCGTGCTTCGGCTGCTCACGGAAACCGATATTCTAGAACATTGCCGGATCATGGGGGATCGGCTGGCTGGCGGTTTGCGCGATCTGGCCAGGAGACATTCCGTCGTTCGGGATGTTCGCGGCAAAGGCCTGATGGTCGGCGCCGAAATCGACGGGAAAGGGGCGGATGTGGTCATGGCCTGCATGGAAAAGGGATTTTTGATCAATTGCGTTCAGGAAAACGTGCTGCGTTTCGTTCCGCCCCTGGTTGTGGAAGCCGACGATATCGATGCGCTGCTTTCCTGTCTGGATGAGGTGCTCGGATGA
- the argF gene encoding ornithine carbamoyltransferase, with protein sequence MMKKDLLTLLDLSKADFDRLFEAAITFKKRRKQGIPDRPLIGKSLALIFDKPSTRTRVSFEAAMVQLGGTPLYINTRDTQVSRNEPIRDTARVLARYADGVAIRTFSQDLLEEFAEFSAIPVINALTDRYHPTQVLSDLMTAIERLGGYSGIRVAWIGDGNNVAHSWINAAAILGFDLVLACPEGYHPDPAILERAKEMTTGRISVVSDPKEAATGAHVLYTDVWASMGQESEQAERKKIFQGFQINRSLADLAAPDAIVLHCLPAHRGEEISDELMEDPKSAIWDQAENKMHMNKAILAELIMKGTVHA encoded by the coding sequence ATGATGAAAAAAGACCTGCTGACCCTGCTGGACCTGAGCAAAGCGGATTTCGACCGGTTGTTCGAGGCCGCGATCACATTCAAGAAAAGGCGGAAACAAGGCATTCCGGATCGTCCGCTGATCGGAAAATCGCTTGCCCTGATCTTCGACAAACCCTCCACACGGACCAGGGTCTCTTTCGAGGCCGCCATGGTGCAACTCGGCGGAACACCGCTCTACATCAACACGCGCGACACGCAGGTCAGCCGCAACGAGCCAATTCGGGATACGGCACGGGTTCTGGCCCGTTATGCCGATGGGGTGGCGATACGGACATTTTCACAGGATTTGCTGGAAGAGTTCGCCGAGTTTTCTGCGATTCCGGTCATCAATGCCCTGACCGACCGCTATCATCCCACCCAGGTGCTGAGCGATCTGATGACTGCCATCGAACGCCTCGGCGGTTATTCGGGGATCCGGGTGGCCTGGATCGGGGATGGCAACAACGTGGCCCATTCCTGGATCAATGCGGCGGCAATCCTCGGGTTCGATCTCGTGCTTGCCTGTCCGGAAGGCTATCATCCTGATCCTGCGATTTTGGAGCGTGCAAAAGAAATGACTACTGGCCGGATTTCGGTTGTTTCCGATCCAAAAGAGGCGGCAACGGGCGCCCATGTCCTGTATACGGATGTCTGGGCCAGCATGGGGCAGGAATCGGAGCAGGCCGAACGGAAGAAAATCTTTCAGGGTTTCCAGATCAACCGGTCACTCGCTGACCTGGCGGCGCCGGATGCCATCGTTCTCCATTGTTTGCCCGCCCACCGGGGGGAGGAGATTTCGGATGAGCTCATGGAAGATCCGAAATCGGCGATCTGGGACCAGGCCGAAAACAAGATGCATATGAACAAGGCGATTTTGGCCGAATTGATCATGAAAGGAACAGTCCATGCCTGA
- a CDS encoding argininosuccinate synthase — protein sequence MPENVKKVVLAYSGGLDTSVILKWLIETYQCQVITFSADIGQDEDLDTIRSNAVSTGASKVYILDLKETFVREFVFPAFRANAIYEGQYLLGTSLARPLIAKYQMETALAESADAVSHGATGKGNDQVRFELTYYAIDPQIRIIAPWREWNLTSRTALMAYAKQHGIAVPTTPAKPYSSDANLLHISYEGGILEDPWAEPPDDIFKLTVSPKAAPDKPEVIELTFESGDPVALNGNRMTPAQLLKALNVLGGKNGIGRVDLVENRFVGMKSRGVYETPGGTILRAGHMAMESITLDREVMHLRDSLIPKYAELVYYGFWFSPEMRLLQRMIDDTQQNVSGVVRLELYKGNCRVLGRKSDKSLYSLDFATFEDESVYRQKDAEGFIRLNALRLRIQKLMQTAGSK from the coding sequence ATGCCTGAAAATGTGAAGAAGGTCGTTTTGGCGTACTCCGGCGGCCTGGATACCTCGGTCATCCTGAAATGGCTGATCGAAACCTACCAATGCCAGGTCATCACCTTTTCGGCCGATATCGGCCAGGATGAGGATCTGGATACGATCCGAAGCAACGCCGTTTCAACAGGAGCATCCAAGGTCTATATCCTGGATTTGAAGGAAACCTTCGTGCGGGAATTCGTTTTCCCGGCCTTCCGGGCCAACGCCATTTATGAGGGACAATACCTGCTGGGTACTTCCCTGGCCCGTCCCCTGATCGCCAAATACCAGATGGAAACGGCCCTTGCGGAAAGTGCGGATGCCGTCAGCCACGGAGCGACCGGCAAGGGGAACGATCAGGTGCGCTTCGAGCTGACCTATTACGCCATCGATCCGCAGATACGGATCATCGCACCCTGGCGGGAATGGAACCTGACATCCCGTACGGCCCTCATGGCATACGCCAAGCAGCATGGCATTGCCGTTCCGACCACTCCTGCCAAACCGTACAGCTCCGATGCCAATCTGCTGCACATCAGCTATGAAGGGGGGATTCTGGAAGACCCCTGGGCGGAGCCACCGGATGATATTTTCAAATTGACCGTTTCTCCCAAAGCGGCTCCCGACAAACCCGAGGTGATCGAACTCACTTTTGAAAGCGGCGATCCCGTGGCATTGAACGGGAATCGGATGACCCCGGCCCAGTTGCTCAAGGCGCTCAACGTTCTGGGCGGGAAAAACGGGATCGGCCGGGTGGATCTGGTCGAAAACCGGTTCGTGGGAATGAAATCCCGCGGTGTGTATGAAACGCCGGGAGGAACGATCCTGCGGGCCGGCCACATGGCCATGGAATCCATCACCCTGGACCGGGAAGTGATGCATCTTCGGGACAGTCTCATTCCGAAATATGCTGAACTCGTGTATTACGGGTTCTGGTTTTCGCCGGAAATGCGGTTGCTGCAGCGCATGATCGATGACACCCAGCAGAATGTATCGGGTGTGGTTCGTCTCGAGCTTTACAAGGGAAATTGCCGGGTGCTGGGCCGAAAATCGGACAAGTCATTGTATAGTCTTGATTTTGCTACTTTCGAGGACGAATCGGTTTACCGGCAGAAGGATGCCGAGGGATTCATCCGCTTGAATGCGCTTCGTCTGCGGATTCAGAAGCTGATGCAGACGGCTGGATCAAAATGA
- the argH gene encoding argininosuccinate lyase yields MAEKPWDGRFSEKTDRSVELFTSSIDIDKRLYAHDIDGSIAHCRMLGRQGIIAEEEADTLIQGLGVIKREIQRGRFEFDHALEDIHMHIETRLFQEVGKTAQKLHTARSRNDQVALDTRLYVREQTQAVIDLLVALQRVLVRLAEKHIDAIMPGYTHLQRAQPILLSHHLMAYTEMFRRDECRFSDSLKRTDVLPLGSAALAGTTYPIDRLFVAEQLHFREVSANSIDAVSDRDFVLEFLSNAAICMVHLSRLSEELVMWSSMEFGFIEISDAFATGSSIMPQKKNPDVAELVRGKTGRVFGAMIAVFTLMKSLPLAYNRDMQEDKPQLFDACDTLKACLSIMARMLPAIRFRKERMREAATRGFLNATDFADYLTAKGMAFREAHGCAGKAVAYALSQNRELDELSLEELKSISSLIGEDIYEVLKPERMIERRLSVGGTSFRNVLAAINEAQGRLGMQPDEPAMEANTSTKAAGSSAAHEETGKG; encoded by the coding sequence TTGGCTGAAAAACCCTGGGATGGCCGATTCAGCGAAAAAACCGATCGAAGCGTCGAATTGTTCACGTCATCGATCGATATCGACAAAAGGCTATATGCCCATGACATTGACGGCAGCATCGCTCACTGCCGGATGCTTGGACGGCAGGGCATCATTGCAGAGGAGGAGGCCGACACCCTGATCCAGGGACTCGGTGTCATCAAGCGGGAAATCCAGAGAGGCCGCTTCGAATTCGATCATGCCCTGGAAGACATCCACATGCATATCGAAACCCGCCTCTTCCAGGAAGTGGGAAAGACCGCTCAAAAATTGCATACGGCGCGGAGCAGAAACGATCAGGTCGCACTGGATACCCGGCTCTATGTTCGGGAACAAACCCAGGCGGTTATTGATCTTCTGGTCGCGTTGCAACGGGTCCTGGTTCGACTGGCTGAAAAGCATATCGATGCCATCATGCCTGGGTACACCCATTTGCAGCGGGCGCAACCGATCCTGCTCAGCCATCATCTGATGGCGTATACGGAGATGTTTCGCAGGGATGAATGCCGTTTTTCGGACAGTCTCAAACGTACCGACGTGTTGCCGCTCGGCAGTGCTGCGCTTGCCGGAACGACCTATCCAATCGACAGGCTTTTTGTCGCCGAGCAACTGCATTTCCGTGAAGTTTCGGCCAACAGCATCGATGCCGTTTCAGATCGGGATTTCGTCCTGGAGTTCCTGTCGAATGCCGCCATCTGCATGGTGCATTTGAGCAGGCTCTCGGAAGAGCTGGTGATGTGGTCGAGCATGGAGTTCGGGTTTATCGAGATATCGGATGCATTTGCCACGGGCAGCAGCATCATGCCCCAGAAAAAAAATCCGGATGTGGCGGAGCTGGTCCGAGGCAAAACCGGCAGGGTTTTTGGGGCCATGATTGCGGTTTTCACCTTGATGAAATCTCTGCCCCTGGCGTATAACCGGGACATGCAGGAAGACAAGCCACAGCTTTTCGATGCCTGTGATACGCTCAAGGCATGTTTGTCCATCATGGCGCGCATGTTGCCTGCCATCCGTTTTCGAAAGGAGCGCATGCGGGAGGCTGCAACCCGTGGTTTTCTCAACGCAACCGATTTTGCGGATTATCTGACGGCCAAGGGCATGGCATTTCGCGAGGCGCATGGATGCGCCGGAAAAGCCGTTGCCTACGCGCTGAGCCAAAACCGGGAACTCGATGAACTCAGTCTCGAAGAACTCAAATCGATTTCTTCTCTGATTGGGGAAGACATTTATGAAGTCTTGAAGCCCGAGCGCATGATTGAAAGAAGACTGTCGGTTGGCGGCACATCCTTCCGCAACGTTTTGGCGGCTATCAACGAGGCGCAGGGTCGCCTCGGCATGCAACCGGATGAGCCCGCAATGGAAGCCAATACCTCAACAAAAGCGGCCGGATCATCGGCCGCTCATGAAGAAACCGGGAAAGGATAA
- the lysA gene encoding diaminopimelate decarboxylase, with translation MHHFTYQNDILHCEDVSVADIADAIGTPVYVYSHATLTRHFHAFDSAFDGVERLVCYSAKANTSLGVLKTLCDQGAGLDIVSGGELFKGLKAGFRPDTIVYSGVGKRIDEIDFALNSDILMFNIESREELDVLQERAKTLGKTARIAIRVNPDVDPKTHPHISTGLKKNKFGIDIESAMETYAAASRMDHVAIVGVDCHIGSQITQVHPFEEALQSLIELIDRLKAMGIDIRYLDMGGGLGITYRDEQPPHPTEYAAAIRKALSGRKLCMVFEPGRVLVGNAGILVTRVLYRKHAPSKEFVIVDAGMNDLLRPVLYGAFHDIRPVVRHADPDEMVADVVGPICESGDFLAQMRSMPAVVRGDLLVVMSAGAYGFTMSSNYCSRLRAAEVLVTGDRYAVIRERETFEDLIRKESIPDA, from the coding sequence ATGCATCACTTTACCTATCAAAACGACATCCTTCATTGTGAAGATGTATCCGTGGCGGACATCGCCGATGCCATCGGCACCCCTGTCTATGTTTACAGCCATGCGACCTTGACCCGTCATTTCCATGCCTTCGATTCCGCGTTCGATGGGGTGGAGCGGCTCGTCTGCTATTCAGCCAAGGCCAACACTTCTCTCGGGGTTTTGAAGACCCTTTGCGATCAGGGGGCGGGTCTGGATATTGTATCGGGCGGCGAGCTGTTCAAAGGGCTGAAAGCCGGATTTAGACCGGATACCATCGTCTATTCAGGCGTTGGAAAGCGTATCGATGAAATCGATTTTGCGCTGAACAGCGACATTCTCATGTTCAACATCGAGTCGCGGGAAGAGCTCGATGTGCTCCAGGAACGGGCCAAAACGCTCGGGAAAACGGCCCGGATTGCCATCCGTGTCAATCCGGATGTCGATCCGAAGACCCATCCGCATATTTCGACGGGACTGAAGAAGAATAAATTCGGCATCGACATCGAAAGCGCCATGGAAACATACGCTGCAGCCAGCCGCATGGATCATGTGGCCATCGTCGGCGTCGATTGTCATATCGGAAGCCAGATTACCCAGGTGCATCCTTTCGAGGAAGCGCTTCAGAGTCTCATCGAACTGATCGATCGGTTGAAGGCCATGGGTATCGATATCCGGTATCTCGATATGGGCGGAGGGCTGGGGATCACGTATCGGGACGAGCAGCCGCCGCACCCTACAGAATATGCGGCGGCCATTCGAAAGGCCCTATCCGGCAGGAAGCTGTGTATGGTTTTCGAACCCGGCAGGGTTCTGGTCGGAAACGCCGGCATTCTGGTTACCAGGGTCCTGTACCGGAAGCATGCGCCGTCCAAGGAGTTTGTCATTGTCGATGCGGGGATGAACGATTTGCTGCGCCCTGTTCTGTACGGCGCTTTTCACGATATCCGACCGGTTGTCCGCCATGCCGATCCGGATGAAATGGTGGCGGATGTGGTTGGCCCGATCTGCGAGTCGGGGGATTTTCTGGCCCAGATGCGCAGCATGCCCGCCGTCGTTCGGGGAGATCTTCTGGTTGTCATGAGTGCAGGTGCCTACGGCTTTACGATGTCCTCCAACTACTGTTCGAGATTGCGCGCCGCCGAGGTTCTGGTGACGGGAGATCGGTATGCCGTTATCCGGGAGCGGGAAACATTTGAGGATTTGATCCGGAAAGAGTCGATACCCGATGCATAA
- the dapF gene encoding diaminopimelate epimerase — MHNIPFYKMSGAGNDFIIIDNRVPVVDENRLNKLIVGACRRKLSVGADGVILIEKSQNADFRWRFYNADGSEAEMCGNGARCAARIASLLGIGKNGRVCFETGAGVIEAEVFASGNAKIRLTEPSPASIDREIVLSGGKNRISFVNTGVPHVVMEVSEIGGIDVKALGREIRRHADFSPAGTNVNFVSAQETGRLAIRTYERGVEDETLACGTGASAAALVMAQKYGWPSPIAVDTRSGSLLTIHFERSDGGFSNLFLEGDARIIYKAELSEEAWA; from the coding sequence ATGCATAACATCCCATTTTATAAGATGAGTGGCGCTGGGAACGATTTCATCATCATCGACAACCGGGTTCCGGTGGTCGACGAGAATCGGCTGAATAAGCTCATTGTAGGCGCTTGCAGACGAAAACTCTCCGTCGGCGCAGACGGGGTGATTTTGATCGAGAAATCACAGAATGCCGATTTCCGGTGGCGCTTCTACAATGCAGACGGATCCGAGGCCGAGATGTGCGGAAATGGCGCGCGATGTGCCGCACGCATCGCCTCCCTTCTCGGGATCGGAAAGAACGGCAGGGTTTGTTTCGAAACAGGCGCCGGGGTGATCGAGGCCGAAGTGTTTGCATCCGGAAATGCGAAAATTCGCCTTACGGAACCCTCTCCAGCTTCCATTGATCGGGAGATCGTTCTTTCGGGCGGAAAGAACCGCATCAGTTTCGTCAACACGGGCGTTCCCCATGTGGTGATGGAGGTTTCTGAAATCGGCGGCATCGATGTGAAAGCGCTGGGCCGGGAAATTCGCCGGCACGCCGATTTTTCACCCGCCGGAACGAACGTCAACTTTGTCAGTGCGCAGGAAACGGGGCGCCTTGCCATTCGCACCTATGAAAGAGGGGTGGAAGACGAGACCCTGGCCTGTGGAACCGGGGCGAGCGCGGCGGCGCTGGTTATGGCCCAAAAATACGGGTGGCCTTCACCCATTGCCGTCGATACCCGGAGCGGTTCCCTCCTGACGATCCATTTTGAACGGTCCGATGGCGGGTTTTCGAACCTGTTTCTGGAAGGCGATGCGCGAATCATTTACAAGGCCGAGCTTTCGGAAGAAGCGTGGGCATAG
- a CDS encoding LL-diaminopimelate aminotransferase, with product MSVTVELAERVKLLPPYLFKEIDEQKAAIRKQGVDIIDLGVGDPDMPTPPHIIDALDLAANDPANHRYPSYSGMVGFNEAVARWYGRRFGVDLDPNREVITLIGSKEGIAHIPLAYINPGDLALATSPGYPVYHTGVQFAGGSTYFLDLKKENGFLPDLDAIPADVRRKAKLVFVNYPNNPTSTVAEADFYERLVRFAETNNILVCHDAAYSEIAFDGYTPRSFLQTPGAKEVGIEFHSLSKTYNMTGWRLGFAVGRADVIQALGKIKSNIDSGAFQAVQYAGIVALDGDQRCLSEINAEYQKRRDILVAGLRRLGFSFEAPKATFYVWVEVPKGYTSKQFAGLLLQKAGIVVTPGNGFGEAGEGYFRIAMTVPSDRIAEALDRIDRAKVW from the coding sequence ATGAGCGTTACGGTTGAACTGGCTGAACGGGTAAAATTGCTGCCGCCCTATCTTTTCAAGGAAATCGACGAGCAAAAGGCGGCCATCCGGAAACAGGGCGTGGATATCATCGATCTGGGTGTCGGGGATCCGGACATGCCAACCCCTCCCCACATCATCGACGCGCTCGACCTGGCGGCCAACGATCCGGCCAATCACCGCTATCCATCGTATTCCGGCATGGTGGGTTTCAATGAGGCCGTGGCCCGTTGGTACGGGCGCCGGTTCGGCGTCGATCTCGATCCCAACCGGGAAGTGATCACCCTGATCGGCTCCAAGGAAGGGATTGCCCATATTCCTCTGGCCTATATCAATCCGGGGGACCTGGCTCTGGCGACAAGCCCCGGCTACCCGGTGTACCACACCGGCGTGCAGTTCGCCGGAGGCAGCACCTATTTTCTCGATTTGAAAAAAGAAAACGGTTTTCTGCCCGATCTGGACGCCATTCCCGCCGATGTTCGGAGGAAGGCGAAGCTTGTGTTCGTCAACTACCCGAACAATCCGACATCCACCGTTGCGGAAGCCGATTTCTACGAGAGACTGGTGCGATTTGCCGAGACGAACAACATTCTTGTCTGCCACGATGCGGCTTATTCCGAGATCGCCTTTGACGGATACACGCCCAGAAGTTTTTTGCAGACGCCCGGCGCCAAGGAAGTCGGGATCGAATTTCATTCCCTGTCCAAAACATACAACATGACCGGCTGGCGGCTGGGGTTCGCCGTCGGCAGGGCGGATGTCATCCAGGCATTGGGAAAAATCAAAAGCAACATCGACTCCGGGGCATTCCAGGCCGTTCAGTATGCCGGGATCGTCGCTCTCGACGGCGATCAGCGTTGCCTGAGCGAAATCAATGCCGAATACCAGAAGCGCCGGGATATTCTGGTTGCCGGTCTGAGGCGGCTCGGGTTCAGCTTCGAGGCGCCGAAGGCGACATTCTATGTTTGGGTGGAAGTGCCCAAAGGCTATACTTCCAAGCAGTTTGCCGGGCTTTTGTTGCAGAAGGCAGGTATCGTCGTCACGCCGGGGAACGGATTCGGTGAAGCCGGGGAAGGCTATTTTCGCATCGCGATGACCGTCCCGAGCGATCGCATCGCCGAGGCGCTCGATCGGATCGATCGGGCAAAGGTTTGGTGA
- the folK gene encoding 2-amino-4-hydroxy-6-hydroxymethyldihydropteridine diphosphokinase: MTHTAWIGFGSNLGDKIANCRFGLACLMATGIGSAGVVSRLYRTAPMHVLDQDWFVNGVARLETGLDPEALLDVLQDIQRRAGRTEGGVRFGPRILDLDILFYDACILVGPRLILPHPRLHERRFVLQPACDIDPCWIHPVIGSDLKTLLSGVQQPETSVQVIDDPNSDSLFVGISGLSFAQGGHYRQHSKGCRFEAPGK, from the coding sequence ATGACGCACACGGCATGGATCGGTTTCGGATCGAACCTGGGGGACAAGATCGCCAATTGCCGTTTTGGGCTCGCCTGCCTGATGGCTACCGGCATCGGATCGGCAGGCGTCGTTTCCCGGCTCTACCGGACGGCACCCATGCATGTACTGGATCAGGACTGGTTCGTCAACGGTGTCGCCCGCCTGGAAACCGGGCTTGATCCGGAGGCCCTGCTCGATGTCCTGCAGGACATTCAGCGGCGGGCGGGACGAACGGAAGGCGGCGTTCGTTTCGGGCCGAGAATTCTCGATCTCGACATCCTCTTTTACGATGCATGCATTCTGGTTGGTCCGCGGTTGATCCTCCCTCACCCGAGACTTCATGAAAGGCGCTTTGTTCTCCAACCCGCCTGCGATATCGATCCGTGCTGGATTCATCCAGTCATCGGCTCGGATCTGAAAACGCTGCTGAGCGGTGTTCAGCAGCCGGAAACCAGTGTACAGGTGATTGATGATCCGAATAGCGATTCTCTTTTTGTTGGGATATCTGGGCTTTCGTTTGCTCAAGGCGGCCATTATCGGCAACATTCGAAAGGATGTCGATTCGAAGCGCCCGGAAAATGA
- a CDS encoding YHS domain-containing protein has product MMIQDPVCGVYFPQRSGYPLDVGGKTLYFCSAECREKYRKQQTG; this is encoded by the coding sequence ATGATGATCCAGGATCCCGTCTGCGGGGTCTATTTCCCCCAAAGAAGCGGATATCCACTGGATGTCGGTGGGAAAACCCTTTATTTCTGCAGTGCGGAATGCCGGGAGAAATATCGCAAGCAGCAAACCGGGTGA
- the fsa gene encoding fructose-6-phosphate aldolase encodes MKFFLDTANIDEIRAANEMGMVDGVTTNPSLIAKEGREFHEVIREIAGLIEGPISAEVIGLDTGSMVKEARVLAAIHANVVIKVPMTVDGLKAVRILAGEGIRTNVTLIFSPLQALMAAKAGAAYVSPFVGRLDDLSQEGLSLVEQVLRIYQNYDYQTEIIVASVRHPLHVLEAALMGAHIATIPFSVLKRFADHPMTEKGIAAFLADWKKANETT; translated from the coding sequence ATGAAATTTTTTCTGGATACGGCCAATATCGATGAAATCCGTGCCGCCAACGAAATGGGGATGGTGGACGGGGTGACAACCAATCCGAGCCTGATCGCAAAAGAAGGCCGGGAATTTCATGAAGTCATCCGGGAAATTGCCGGATTGATCGAGGGGCCGATCAGTGCCGAGGTGATCGGGCTGGATACCGGAAGCATGGTGAAGGAAGCCCGCGTGCTTGCCGCCATTCATGCGAATGTGGTCATCAAGGTTCCCATGACCGTCGATGGGCTCAAGGCCGTGCGCATTCTGGCCGGGGAAGGTATCCGGACCAATGTCACCCTCATCTTCTCCCCGCTCCAGGCATTGATGGCGGCAAAGGCGGGAGCGGCATACGTGAGCCCGTTTGTGGGACGGCTCGATGATCTGTCGCAGGAAGGACTCTCGCTGGTGGAGCAGGTGCTGCGGATTTACCAGAACTACGATTACCAGACGGAAATCATCGTGGCAAGCGTCCGGCATCCGCTTCATGTTCTCGAAGCCGCTCTGATGGGGGCGCACATTGCTACCATTCCGTTTTCGGTGCTGAAACGGTTTGCGGATCATCCCATGACCGAAAAAGGTATCGCCGCATTTCTGGCAGATTGGAAAAAAGCCAATGAAACGACCTGA